CCTGGTCTTGAACATGAGCGGAATACTCCCAGCCATTCGGGCAGGTCTCAGTGGGTTGCTCAACAGCCTTTTTGCGGCCATCGGGTTGTAGATGGGCCTGCTTCCGCTTCTACAAAGCGACCCCCTGGCCTTTGTGCTGGTGGTTCTGGTGTTGATGCTTTCGCTGGCCCTGCACGAGTGGGGCCATGCCATCACCGCACTGTGGATGGGCGACCCAACTGCCAAAGAGCAAGGGCGGGTCAGCCTCAACCCCCTCAAGCACCTCGATCCCATAGGGTCGGTAATGATCTTGCTGGTGGGGTTTGGTTGGGCCAAGCCTGTTCCGATCTACCCACCCAACTTTCGCCACTACCGGGTGGGGCTTTTTGTGGTTTCCATTGCAGGTATCGTGATCAACTTGCTCATTGCCACTTCGCTAGCGCTGTTTTTGCGCTGGTTACTGGATA
This genomic stretch from Meiothermus sp. harbors:
- a CDS encoding site-2 protease family protein, which encodes MGLLPLLQSDPLAFVLVVLVLMLSLALHEWGHAITALWMGDPTAKEQGRVSLNPLKHLDPIGSVMILLVGFGWAKPVPIYPPNFRHYRVGLFVVSIAGIVINLLIATSLALFLRWLLDMGYLQNPGGFLRVAVQAAAVAASINLTLAVFNLLPIPPLDGSKIVQSFLPLRYHPYIWRLETNPTYAIVAMLLLLTVFRQPLSSFLSTVRTQFFNLFGL